Proteins encoded by one window of Seriola aureovittata isolate HTS-2021-v1 ecotype China chromosome 4, ASM2101889v1, whole genome shotgun sequence:
- the LOC130168273 gene encoding NLR family CARD domain-containing protein 3-like, whose product MDQCADREGEVPPCKTTLCGEHESQKRSQSPEQQYTPDSAGPGPGPEPEPGPGPSCVSIKSSQSLDPPLNFRQSVDNGKVQQQRPGSPEPSCLTLKSNWSKDIITEFKEQHPSAAQIVDQQISEVPSGQSAQQHQTHLDSIFMLLEENIVTFVKDELKKLQKVLSPEFSESQTEDEEVLDGEDEEQRRSSKEAFLKITLNFLRRMKQEELADSLQNRTSAEISGHFAPLYQRKLKSKLKEKFQCVFEGIGKAGNPTLLNQIYTELYITEGGTGEVNDEHEVRQIEAAARKPHRPETTIRQEDIFKASPGRNEPIRTVMTKGVAGIGKTVLTQKFTLDWAEDKANQDIQFTFPFTFRELNVLKEKKFSLVELVHHFFTETKEAGICRFDQFQVVFIFDGLDECRLPLDFPNTEILTDVTESTSVDVLLTNLIRGKLLPSARLWITTRPAVANQIPSECVDMVTEVRGFTDLQKEEYFRKRFTDRQLGNKIISHIKTSRSLHIMCHIPVFCWITATVLGDVLKTREGGKLPKTLTELYIHFLVVQSKLSNIKYHGRSETDPHWSPENREIIESLGKLAFEQLQKGNLIFYESDLTECGIDIRAASVYSGVFTQIFKEERGLYQEKVFCFVHLSVQEFLAALHVHLTFFNSGVNLMMSDEQSTSKKSKGKVECTQTHFYQRAVDEALQSPNGHLDLFLRFLLGLSLETNQNLLQGLMSKTGSHLQTNQETVQYIKQIIEETLSPEQSINLFHCLNELNDQSLVEQIQQSLSSGSLSTDKLSPAQWSALVFILLSSEKDLDVFDLKKYSGSEEALLRLLPVIKASNKAVLSGCNLSERSCEALSSLLSSQSSSLKELDLSNNNLQDSGVKLLSAGLQSPHCTLEALSLSGCLVTEEGCASLASALSSNPSHLRELDLSYNHAGDSGVKLLSAGLEDPDWSLDTLRLEPGGVQWLRPGLKKYSCELTFDSNTVNREIKLSDNKRKVILVREDQSYPDHPDRFDHWAQLLCRNDCTGRCYWEVECVGGCYISVSYRGIKRKGDRDDSRFGMNNRSWSLYSSGSSYYVWYNKTGTSVFSSSFSERVAVYLDFPAGILSFYRVSSDSLIHLYTFNTTFTEPLYPGFGFGSWFKSHSSVSLCSV is encoded by the exons ATGGATCAGTGTGCGGACAGAGAGGGGGAAGTCCCTCCCTGTAAAACCACtctgtgtggggaacatgagagCCAGAAGAGATCTCAGAG CCCAGAGCAGCAGTACACACCAGACTCTgcaggacctggacctggacctgaaccCGAGCCTGGACCTGgacccagctgtgtgtccataAAAAGCAGCCAATCACTTGATCCTCCTCTTAATTTCAGACAATCTGTTGACAATGGAAA ggtccagcagcagagaccaggcTCTCCTGAACCCAGCTGTCTGACTTTAAAGAGCAACTGGTCAAAGGATATTATTACTGAGTTTAAGGAACAACATCCATCAGCTGCTCAGAT AGTGGACCAGCAGATCTCAGAGGTTCCCAGTGGTCAGTCTGCccagcagcatcaaacacacCTGGACTCCATATTTATG ctgctggaggagaacattGTTACTTTTGTGAAGGACGAGCTGAAGAAGCTCCAGAAGGTTCTTAGTCCAGAATTCTCAGAGAGTCAGacggaggatgaggaggtgttggacggtgaggatgaagagcagaggaggagcagcaaagAGGCATTTCTGAAGATCACTCTGAACTTCCTGAGGAGAATGAAGCAGGAAGAGCTGGCTGACTCTCTGCAGAACA GAACTTCTGCTGAAATTTCTGGGCATTTTGCCCCTCTTTATCAACGTAAACTCAAATCTAAGCTGAAGGAgaagttccagtgtgtgtttgaggggattGGTAAAGCGGGAAACCCAACCCTTCTGAAccagatctacacagagctctacatcacagagggagggactggagaggtcaacgatgaacatgaggtcagacagattgaagcagcagccaggaaaccacacagaccagaaacaaccatcagacaagaagacatctttaaagcctcaccTGGAAGAAatgaaccaatcagaacagtgatgacaaagggagtggctggcatcgggaaaacagtcttaacacagaagttcactctggactgggctgaagacaaagccaaccaggacatacagttcacattcccattcaccttcagagagctgaatgtgctgaaagagaaaaagttcagcttggtggaacttgttcatcacttctttactgaaaccaaagaagcaggaatctgcaggtttgatcagttccaggtcgtgttcatctttgacggtctggatgagtgtcgacttcctctggacttccccaacactgagatcctgactgatgttacagagtccacctcagtggacgtgctgctgacaaacctcatcagggggaaactgcttccctccgctcgcctctggataaccacacgacctgcagtagccaatcagatcccttccgagtgtgttgacatggtgacagaggtcagagggttcactgacctacagaaggaggagtacttcaggaagaggttcaCAGATCGCCAACTGGGCAACAAAatcatctcccacatcaagacatcacgaagcctccacatcatgtgccacatcccagtcttctgctggatcactgctacagttctgggGGATgtgttgaaaaccagagagggaggtaagctgcccaagaccctgactgagctgtacatccacttcctggtggttcagTCCAAACTGAGCAACATCAAGTATCATGGAAGATCTGAGACAgatccacactggagtccagagaACAGGGAGATAATTGagtctctgggaaaactggcttttgagcagctgcagaaaggaaacctgatcttctatgaatcagacctgacagagtgtggcatCGATATCAGAGCAGCATCAGTGTATTcaggagtgttcacacagatctttaaagaggagagaggcctgtacCAGGAGAAGGTGTTCTGCTTCGTCCACctgagtgttcaggagtttctggctgctcttcatgtccatctgacctTCTTCAACTCTGGAGTCAATCTGATGATGTCAGACGAACAATCTACCTCCAAGAAGTCTAAAGGAAAGGTTGAATGTACACAGACCCACTTCTACCAGAGAGCTGTGGACGAGGCCTTacagagtccaaatggacacctAGACTTGTTCCTACGCTTCCTCCTGGGTCTTTCACTGGAGACCAATCAGAATCTCCTACAAGGCCTGATgtcaaagacaggaagtcactTACAGACCAATCAGGAAACAGTCCAGTACATCAAGCAGATAATCGAAGAGACTCTCTCTCCAGAGCAAAGcatcaacctgttccactgtctgaatgaactgaatgatcaGTCTCTAGTGGAGCAGATCCAACAGTCCCTGAGTTCAGGAAGTCTGTCTACAGATAAACTGTCCCCTGCTCaatggtcagctctggtcttcatcttactgtcatCAGAAAAAGATCTGgacgtgtttgacctgaagaaatactctggttcagaggaggctcttctgaGGCTGCTGCCAGTGATCAAAGCATCTAACAAAGCTGT ACTAAGTggctgtaacctctcagagagaagctgtgaagctctgtcctcacttctcagctcccagtcctctagtctgaaagagctggacctgagtaacaacaacctgcaggactcaggagtgaagctgttGTCTGCTGGACTGCAGAGTCCACACTGTACACTGGAGGCTCTCAG tctgTCAGGCTGTCTggtcacagaggaaggctgtgcttctctggcttcagctctgagctcaaacccctcccatctgagagagctggacctgagctacaatCATGCAGGAGACTCAGGAGTGAAGCtactgtctgctggactggaggatcCAGACTGGAGCCTGGACACCCTCAG GCTTGAGCCTGGTGGAGTCCAGTGGTTGAGACCAGGTCTGAagaagt attccTGTGAACTCACATTCGACTCAAACACGGTGAACAGAGAAatcaaactgtctgacaacaagAGGAAGGTGATACTTGTGAGGGAGGATCAGTCATATCCTGATCATCCAGACAGATTTGACCACTGGGCTCAGCTGCTGTGTAGAAATGACTGTACTGGtcgctgttactgggaggtTGAATGTGTAGGAGGGTGTTATATATCAGTGAGTTACAGAGGAATCAAAAGGAAAGGAGACAGAGATGACAGCAGGTTTGGAATGAACAACAGGTCCTGGAGTCTGTACAGCTCTGGTAGTAGTTACTATGTCTGGTACAATAAGACAGGAACatctgtcttctcctcctctttctctgaaAGAGTAGCAGTTTATTTGGACTTTCCTGCTGGCATCctgtccttctacagagtctcctctgactcactgaTCCACCTCTACACCTTCAACACCACATTCACTGAACCTCTTTATCCTGGGTTTGGGTTTGGGTCCTGGTTCAAGTCTCactcctcagtgtctctgtgttcagtgtaG